Proteins found in one Deinococcus hopiensis KR-140 genomic segment:
- a CDS encoding IS982 family transposase, giving the protein MCRYRLHHSLGRRAVIRQLHRWAKRHFSDLKRFKHQKLTDALLVALLLARFVFKQSYPSIWWNMLREDRVGLPSDTQAYMRSVRLLERLEALVSPAKRCAEVIIDSMPLPVCRPKRGKRCKFPGAKWGFGTQGDVYGYKLHAWVTPAGEIVQYLLKPANLHDSTVSDELNRRWPEFGGPKIIGDKGYCCLGYLFPPKKNTRYDNGWRQDRHPKLRKRIETVFSQLVEAQIRSVQTKTLPSLRLRVVLAVLAHNLAQP; this is encoded by the coding sequence ATGTGCAGATACCGTCTCCATCATAGTTTAGGTCGTCGTGCGGTGATTCGTCAGCTCCACCGTTGGGCGAAGCGGCACTTCAGCGATCTGAAGCGATTTAAGCATCAGAAGCTGACGGATGCCCTGCTCGTGGCCCTCTTGCTCGCTCGCTTCGTGTTCAAGCAGTCGTATCCCTCGATCTGGTGGAACATGTTGAGGGAAGACCGCGTCGGTCTTCCCTCCGACACCCAGGCGTACATGCGAAGCGTGCGTCTGCTGGAACGCCTCGAAGCCTTGGTCAGCCCCGCCAAACGTTGTGCAGAAGTGATCATTGACTCCATGCCGCTCCCGGTGTGTCGCCCGAAACGAGGCAAGCGGTGCAAGTTCCCGGGAGCGAAATGGGGGTTTGGGACCCAGGGCGACGTGTACGGGTACAAGCTGCATGCCTGGGTGACACCCGCAGGGGAGATCGTCCAGTACCTCCTCAAACCCGCCAATCTTCACGACAGCACCGTCAGCGATGAGTTGAACCGGAGGTGGCCTGAGTTCGGCGGGCCAAAGATCATTGGGGACAAGGGCTATTGCTGCCTGGGCTACCTGTTCCCACCCAAGAAAAACACCCGCTATGACAACGGGTGGCGGCAAGACCGCCACCCCAAGCTCCGCAAACGCATTGAAACCGTCTTTTCACAATTGGTCGAAGCTCAAATTCGCTCCGTTCAGACCAAAACACTTCCCTCTCTCCGGCTCCGCGTCGTCCTGGCCGTCCTCGCCCATAACCTCGCTCAGCCCTAA